The following coding sequences are from one Phycisphaerales bacterium window:
- a CDS encoding GNAT family N-acetyltransferase, with product MNITITEGTRADYQALARYHYRAPRPATPVLTLAAREGTTLAGVLVVIMPTLNAPWRRTAWPHLFTVPPKCPPLGSPTTVTWTARTTATTINRHIRTIARVIIDPRYRALGIARRLVEHYLSNPLTTHTEAVAAMGRACPFFTRAGMEELAPPTSRRDTRLALTLRTLALNAWELVDLTRARSALVASDTLRAAILRWANDSKSTRRHLPLDMTDLDGLAEFAALAGSSLTARPLVYVHNVPRPCPVARPCSDGRGSSVDHETPLPS from the coding sequence ATGAACATCACCATCACGGAGGGCACGCGGGCCGACTACCAGGCCCTCGCCCGCTACCACTACCGCGCCCCGCGCCCGGCCACACCTGTCCTCACCCTCGCCGCTCGCGAGGGCACCACGCTCGCGGGCGTCCTCGTCGTCATCATGCCCACGCTCAACGCCCCCTGGCGCCGCACCGCCTGGCCACACCTCTTCACCGTGCCGCCTAAGTGTCCTCCTCTCGGTAGTCCCACCACGGTCACGTGGACCGCCCGCACCACCGCCACCACCATCAACCGCCACATCCGCACCATTGCCCGCGTGATCATCGACCCGCGCTACCGCGCGCTGGGCATCGCCCGCCGCCTCGTCGAGCACTACCTGAGCAACCCGCTCACCACGCACACCGAGGCCGTGGCCGCGATGGGGCGCGCCTGCCCGTTCTTCACCCGCGCCGGCATGGAAGAGCTGGCGCCGCCCACCTCGCGCCGCGACACACGCCTGGCCCTCACGCTCCGCACCCTCGCGTTGAACGCGTGGGAGCTGGTGGACCTCACCCGCGCCCGCTCGGCGCTCGTCGCCTCCGACACGCTCCGCGCCGCCATCTTGCGGTGGGCCAACGACAGCAAGAGCACGCGCCGCCACCTCCCGCTCGACATGACAGACCTTGATGGACTCGCCGAGTTCGCCGCGCTCGCGGGCTCGTCGCTCACGGCCAGGCCGCTGGTGTACGTGCACAACGTGCCGCGACCGTGCCCCGTGGCACGACCGTGCTCTGACGGTCGTGGCTCGTCCGTTGATCACGAGACTCCCCTGCCCTCCTGA
- a CDS encoding AAA family ATPase gives MSLIRTIDITTRPTERLLRACATFGLAVRPTASDLRPTFTAIARELHARFRPGDIVLIQGPSGSGKSTLLGELARLSRSNGHNVITGDSTPPHPETALIDLIDLPLDGALRTLAHAGLADATMLSRSAYQLSEGERFRLRLAQALASVQQHHAPVTLIIDEFASVLDRATARCLCYALRRLMGAVGTPPLRGGLRSTQEVLPAFATPKRKAEVPPRSGGVPKALLLLATAHDDVAAWLSATHIIDVHAGTATLRMPTGGQP, from the coding sequence ATGAGCCTGATCCGCACCATCGACATCACCACTCGCCCCACCGAGCGGCTGCTGAGGGCGTGCGCCACGTTCGGGCTTGCTGTCCGCCCCACCGCCAGCGACCTGCGGCCCACGTTCACCGCGATTGCCCGCGAGCTGCACGCCCGCTTCCGGCCCGGCGACATCGTGCTCATCCAGGGACCGAGCGGCAGCGGAAAGTCCACGCTGCTGGGCGAGCTTGCCCGCCTTTCTCGCTCCAACGGGCACAACGTCATCACCGGCGACAGCACCCCACCCCACCCGGAAACAGCCCTCATCGACCTCATCGACCTGCCGCTCGACGGTGCCCTGCGCACACTCGCCCACGCGGGCCTCGCGGACGCGACCATGCTCTCCCGCAGTGCGTACCAGCTTTCCGAGGGCGAGCGCTTCCGGCTGCGGCTCGCGCAGGCCCTCGCCAGCGTCCAGCAGCACCACGCACCCGTTACGCTCATCATCGACGAGTTCGCCAGCGTGCTCGACCGTGCCACCGCACGCTGCCTGTGCTACGCCCTGCGGCGGCTCATGGGCGCGGTGGGTACCCCGCCGCTCCGCGGCGGTCTTCGTTCGACTCAGGAAGTCCTTCCGGCATTTGCAACACCAAAGCGAAAGGCAGAAGTGCCGCCGCGGAGCGGCGGGGTACCCAAAGCGCTCCTGCTCCTCGCCACCGCGCACGACGACGTCGCCGCGTGGCTCTCGGCCACGCACATCATCGACGTGCACGCCGGCACCGCCACGCTCCGCATGCCCACCGGAGGCCAGCCATGA
- a CDS encoding LexA family transcriptional regulator has product MTQQQVGAVIRQRRQELGLSLQRVADGAGCAKSLLSAVENGDRNPPGDEILRRIESVLALPPGQLVAAAAWQRGLDAGGAPVREGVAKLQDQQRVAQRLAELLKTKGEKSGSIDTLYRSGELRRLVDQLSGGRESAAASGGVVPIALPREVPLINKVAAGYPKEFTDLGYPARVADEYVRCPDLDDPDAFACRVVGDSMQPVYTEGDIVVFSPTKTVKSGMDCFARLEPDHESTFKRVYLEHGKDGEELIRLQPLNSAYPPRVVGREQVAGLYAAVSVMRKIV; this is encoded by the coding sequence ATGACGCAGCAACAGGTAGGCGCAGTGATCAGGCAGCGGCGGCAGGAGCTCGGCCTTTCGCTCCAGCGCGTCGCCGACGGTGCGGGCTGCGCGAAGAGTCTGCTCTCGGCCGTCGAGAACGGGGACCGCAACCCGCCCGGTGATGAGATCCTCCGCCGCATCGAATCGGTGCTCGCGCTTCCACCGGGCCAGCTCGTCGCCGCCGCGGCGTGGCAGCGCGGGCTGGATGCCGGCGGCGCGCCGGTGCGCGAGGGTGTGGCGAAACTGCAGGACCAGCAGCGCGTGGCCCAGCGCCTGGCCGAGCTGCTGAAAACCAAGGGGGAAAAGAGCGGCTCCATCGACACGCTCTACCGCAGCGGTGAGCTGCGCCGGCTGGTTGACCAGCTCTCGGGCGGGCGCGAGAGCGCCGCGGCATCGGGCGGGGTCGTCCCCATCGCGCTCCCGCGCGAGGTGCCGCTCATCAACAAGGTCGCGGCCGGCTACCCGAAGGAGTTCACCGACCTGGGATACCCCGCGCGCGTGGCGGACGAGTACGTGCGCTGCCCGGACCTGGATGACCCCGACGCGTTCGCGTGCCGCGTGGTGGGTGACTCGATGCAGCCGGTGTACACCGAGGGGGACATCGTGGTGTTCAGCCCGACAAAGACGGTGAAGAGCGGCATGGACTGCTTCGCGCGCCTCGAGCCCGACCACGAGTCGACGTTCAAGCGCGTGTACCTGGAGCACGGCAAGGACGGCGAGGAGCTGATCCGCCTTCAGCCGCTTAACAGCGCCTACCCGCCGAGAGTCGTCGGGCGCGAACAGGTCGCCGGGCTCTACGCGGCCGTCAGCGTCATGCGCAAAATTGTCTGA
- a CDS encoding ATP-binding protein — translation MSPGQDDQRALGLEGTARHTPGRAAGRAQPEPARGDNGNDAALLRRLARSQARYKAIVTVSSNLVWVRDAQLRFTEPCPDWERFTGQRYEEYAGHGWIDAIHPEDQPRVREKMHHALETAEPMIRLRYRLRHLADQGTLEWRHVEITASPVQDDDGQVIEWVGMVQDRTAQHEWESQKARQTEELARSNRDLEDFAYIAAHDLKEPLRGIRLIASFLEEDSQSKLDEDGKRRIAQLQELCGRMQMLLDSLLESAKVSSVPMTHEWLEVPGVVGEAVQLVGARVREGNAQVSVHESAHGVRLWGDPARLAQVLANLIANGIKYNESPAKTIEVGVASRDGGQATLYVRDNGIGVPEDKHCEVFRMFRRLHPRECYGGGAGAGLSIVKKIVERHAGRVWLESDGPGKGSTVYLTLPTEPGHSS, via the coding sequence ATGTCACCAGGTCAGGACGATCAGCGGGCGCTGGGCCTCGAAGGAACCGCACGCCATACGCCGGGCCGCGCCGCGGGACGCGCCCAGCCGGAGCCGGCCCGCGGTGACAACGGCAACGACGCCGCGCTCCTCCGCCGCCTCGCCCGCAGCCAGGCCCGCTACAAAGCGATTGTCACCGTCTCGTCCAACCTCGTGTGGGTGCGCGATGCCCAGCTTCGCTTCACCGAGCCCTGCCCCGACTGGGAGCGCTTCACCGGCCAGCGCTACGAGGAGTACGCCGGGCACGGCTGGATCGACGCCATCCACCCAGAGGACCAGCCCCGCGTGCGCGAGAAGATGCACCACGCGCTCGAAACCGCCGAGCCCATGATCCGCCTGCGCTACCGCCTCCGCCACCTCGCCGACCAGGGCACGCTCGAGTGGCGGCATGTCGAGATCACCGCCTCACCCGTGCAAGACGACGACGGTCAGGTCATCGAGTGGGTCGGCATGGTGCAGGACCGCACCGCCCAGCACGAGTGGGAGAGCCAGAAGGCCCGCCAGACCGAAGAGCTCGCCCGCAGCAACCGCGACCTCGAGGACTTCGCCTACATCGCCGCGCACGATCTCAAGGAACCGCTGCGCGGGATCCGCCTCATCGCAAGCTTCCTCGAGGAGGACAGCCAGAGCAAGCTCGACGAGGACGGCAAGCGACGCATCGCCCAGCTCCAGGAGCTCTGCGGCCGCATGCAGATGCTGCTGGATTCACTGCTCGAATCGGCCAAGGTCTCGAGCGTCCCCATGACCCACGAGTGGCTCGAGGTGCCCGGCGTCGTCGGTGAGGCCGTGCAGCTCGTCGGCGCCCGCGTGCGTGAGGGCAACGCGCAGGTCTCCGTGCACGAGAGCGCCCACGGCGTGCGTCTCTGGGGCGACCCCGCCCGCCTCGCCCAGGTCCTCGCCAACCTCATCGCCAACGGCATCAAGTACAACGAGTCGCCCGCGAAAACCATCGAGGTCGGCGTCGCCTCACGCGACGGCGGCCAGGCCACGCTCTACGTGCGTGACAATGGCATCGGCGTGCCCGAGGACAAGCACTGCGAGGTCTTCCGCATGTTCCGCCGCCTGCACCCGCGCGAGTGCTACGGCGGCGGTGCGGGCGCAGGGCTCTCCATCGTCAAGAAGATCGTCGAGCGCCACGCGGGGCGCGTGTGGCTCGAATCCGACGGCCCCGGCAAGGGCTCAACCGTGTACCTGACTCTGCCGACCGAACCCGGCCACTCTTCTTGA
- a CDS encoding YdcF family protein, translated as MLREILRWSVGVLALFGSANLVRAGLGGADHNVWWVDLRWLPSAIGGCVLAGCCIAIVAGVVIPHSRRARAGAVVACAVLAVIGVVNAVTFWMLLSRGVIASDVPVPLSILFAAILWGGAWAHARPPSVVGARRVLAAVPALMLAGAFPLLQSLTFGLTNYARPAEAIVVFGARVYADGTPSDALSDRVREGVRLYHAGLAPRVVMSGGPGDGAISEPEAMQRLAESLGVPCAAITQDRSGLNTAATIGACKDLGLSRVVAVSHFYHLPRVKLLAEHQGVTAYTAPSPQGRALRALPVFMGREVAAWWWYYVC; from the coding sequence ATGCTGCGTGAGATTCTGCGCTGGTCCGTCGGCGTGCTGGCGCTGTTTGGCTCTGCGAACCTCGTGCGCGCGGGGCTCGGCGGGGCTGATCACAATGTGTGGTGGGTCGATTTGCGGTGGCTGCCCTCGGCTATCGGTGGCTGCGTGCTTGCGGGCTGCTGTATCGCAATCGTCGCGGGTGTGGTGATTCCTCACTCGCGTCGGGCCCGCGCGGGCGCGGTAGTGGCGTGTGCGGTGCTGGCGGTGATCGGCGTGGTGAACGCGGTGACGTTCTGGATGCTGCTGTCGCGGGGCGTGATTGCGTCGGACGTGCCGGTGCCGCTCTCGATTCTGTTTGCCGCGATCCTTTGGGGCGGTGCGTGGGCGCACGCCCGCCCGCCTTCCGTGGTGGGTGCGCGGCGCGTGCTGGCCGCGGTGCCGGCGCTCATGCTCGCGGGGGCGTTCCCGCTGCTGCAGTCGCTCACGTTCGGACTGACGAACTACGCGCGCCCGGCTGAGGCGATCGTCGTGTTCGGCGCGCGTGTGTACGCCGACGGCACGCCATCGGATGCGCTGTCGGACCGCGTGCGCGAGGGTGTGCGGCTGTACCACGCGGGGCTGGCGCCGCGGGTGGTCATGTCGGGCGGGCCGGGGGACGGGGCCATCAGCGAGCCGGAGGCGATGCAGCGGTTGGCGGAGTCGCTGGGCGTGCCGTGCGCGGCCATCACTCAGGACCGGAGCGGGCTGAACACCGCAGCGACGATCGGCGCGTGCAAGGACCTGGGCCTGTCCCGGGTCGTTGCGGTGAGCCACTTCTACCACCTGCCGCGGGTAAAGCTGCTGGCGGAGCACCAGGGTGTCACGGCATACACGGCCCCATCGCCGCAGGGGCGGGCATTGCGAGCGCTGCCGGTGTTCATGGGTCGCGAGGTGGCGGCGTGGTGGTGGTATTACGTCTGCTGA
- a CDS encoding 2Fe-2S iron-sulfur cluster-binding protein: MPTITINGKKCDFTPGQTILQAANAHSVDIPQYCYHDGLSVVASCRICLGEAMAPNKAGQLEPFMGGKLFPTCQTPAVDGMVVYTDSPKAVANQKAVMEYLLINHPLDCPVCDQSGECFLQDYSYLYGRGVSRFEEQKVKQPKKDLGPHVYLYSDRCIMCTRCVRFTREVTGTGELMVMGRGNKEEIDVFPGVPIDNELSANVIDLCPVGALLDKDFLFAQRVWFLKETPSIDPLTASGDNISIHHNEGKIYRIKPRTNMSVNKWWITDEVRYGWKFVHGPDRLRSPLRKQYGTLVEADYVRAYDDAIEGLKVAVASGKRVALVVSPMLPCEEAWALAKLARAIDPQCVLAVGPVPFHGEDKTFPPNDPNGFKVYAEKAPNARGVRRVLSTFGNVLSYEQLLGALGKGSGRSDIGGVIVTGNYPTQWATDELLNALGGKFTVLIDTLYTPLVDRADIVLPGATWAEKAGTFENARNMLQSFHQAIPVIEVAKSEGQIALDMLAVLQGAPPVVDGVASVVVVSTWAQVPAGREVVLPRAETFNAGNIRHQMAQSHGDLGVFVSNVSQPVVEVAQSADMQMVEL; encoded by the coding sequence ATGCCGACCATCACCATCAACGGGAAGAAGTGCGACTTCACGCCCGGCCAGACGATCCTCCAGGCCGCGAACGCTCACAGCGTCGACATCCCGCAGTACTGCTACCACGACGGGCTCTCCGTCGTCGCCAGCTGCCGCATCTGCCTGGGTGAGGCCATGGCCCCCAACAAGGCCGGGCAGCTCGAGCCCTTCATGGGCGGCAAGCTCTTCCCCACCTGCCAGACCCCGGCGGTGGACGGCATGGTCGTCTACACCGACAGCCCCAAGGCCGTGGCCAACCAGAAGGCGGTGATGGAGTACCTGCTCATCAACCACCCGCTCGACTGCCCGGTGTGCGACCAGAGCGGCGAGTGCTTCCTCCAGGACTACTCCTACCTCTATGGTCGCGGCGTGTCGCGCTTCGAGGAGCAGAAGGTCAAGCAGCCCAAGAAGGACCTGGGCCCGCACGTCTACCTCTACAGCGACCGCTGCATCATGTGCACCCGCTGCGTCCGCTTCACCCGCGAGGTGACCGGCACCGGCGAGCTGATGGTGATGGGGCGCGGCAACAAGGAGGAGATCGACGTCTTCCCGGGAGTGCCGATCGACAACGAGCTCTCGGCGAACGTGATCGACCTCTGCCCGGTTGGCGCGCTGCTGGACAAGGACTTCCTGTTCGCCCAGCGCGTGTGGTTCCTCAAGGAGACGCCCTCGATCGACCCGCTCACCGCCAGCGGCGACAACATCTCCATCCACCACAACGAGGGCAAGATCTACCGCATCAAGCCCCGGACCAACATGAGCGTCAACAAGTGGTGGATCACCGACGAGGTCCGCTACGGGTGGAAGTTCGTGCACGGCCCCGACCGCCTCCGCTCGCCCCTGCGCAAGCAGTACGGCACGCTGGTCGAGGCCGACTACGTGCGGGCGTACGACGACGCCATCGAGGGGCTGAAGGTCGCCGTCGCAAGCGGCAAGCGGGTTGCCCTGGTCGTCAGCCCGATGCTGCCCTGCGAGGAGGCGTGGGCGCTGGCCAAGCTCGCCCGCGCCATCGACCCCCAGTGCGTGCTCGCTGTCGGCCCCGTGCCGTTCCACGGCGAGGACAAGACCTTCCCGCCGAATGACCCTAATGGGTTCAAGGTGTACGCCGAGAAGGCCCCCAACGCCCGCGGCGTGCGGCGCGTGCTCTCCACCTTCGGCAACGTGCTCTCCTACGAGCAGCTGCTCGGGGCGCTGGGCAAGGGCAGCGGGCGCAGCGACATCGGCGGGGTGATCGTCACGGGCAACTACCCGACCCAGTGGGCCACCGACGAGCTGCTGAATGCGCTCGGGGGTAAGTTCACGGTCCTCATCGACACGCTGTACACACCGCTGGTTGACCGCGCCGACATCGTGCTGCCCGGGGCCACGTGGGCCGAGAAGGCCGGGACGTTCGAGAACGCCCGCAACATGCTGCAGTCGTTCCACCAGGCGATCCCGGTGATCGAGGTGGCCAAGAGCGAGGGGCAGATCGCCCTGGACATGCTGGCCGTGCTGCAGGGGGCGCCGCCCGTTGTCGATGGCGTCGCCTCGGTGGTGGTCGTCTCCACGTGGGCGCAGGTGCCCGCTGGTCGCGAGGTGGTCCTGCCGCGGGCCGAGACCTTCAACGCCGGGAACATCCGGCACCAGATGGCGCAGAGCCACGGAGACCTGGGCGTGTTCGTCAGCAACGTGAGCCAGCCGGTTGTTGAGGTTGCTCAGAGCGCGGACATGCAGATGGTTGAGCTGTGA
- a CDS encoding XDD4 family exosortase-dependent surface protein, with amino-acid sequence MRSILAGVIVAAACAVSQAGVVFSGTSSGGKAAEATFSVNASGELIVTLSNTSLADVLMPPDILTAISFDISGPAVALTRLSGHLGAGSTVVYDPDGQPAGGDIGGEWAYRAGVVGAPGGRDYIISSSGLGGLVGNGDRFPGPDLSPPPNPDGLQYGLTSLGDDIATGNGGVLGSGGLIKHSVVFRLGNAGANFDLSRIENVLFIYGTSLGEGEFTGTLIIPAPGAVGLMAAGLGVMGLRRRR; translated from the coding sequence ATGCGTTCCATCTTGGCAGGGGTGATTGTCGCGGCCGCGTGCGCGGTGTCGCAGGCGGGTGTGGTGTTCAGCGGCACCAGCTCCGGCGGCAAGGCCGCGGAGGCCACCTTTTCGGTGAACGCCAGCGGCGAGCTGATTGTGACGCTCAGCAACACCTCGCTGGCCGATGTGCTGATGCCCCCGGACATCCTGACCGCGATCTCGTTCGACATCTCGGGGCCTGCGGTGGCGTTGACGCGCCTGAGCGGGCACCTGGGCGCTGGTTCGACGGTCGTGTACGACCCCGATGGCCAGCCCGCGGGCGGCGATATCGGCGGAGAGTGGGCCTACCGCGCGGGCGTGGTCGGCGCTCCGGGCGGGCGTGACTACATCATCAGCTCCTCGGGGCTCGGCGGGCTGGTCGGCAACGGCGACCGCTTCCCTGGGCCCGACCTGTCGCCGCCGCCAAACCCCGACGGTCTCCAGTATGGTCTGACGTCGCTGGGTGACGACATCGCGACGGGCAACGGCGGCGTGCTCGGCAGCGGCGGCCTGATCAAGCACAGCGTGGTGTTCCGATTGGGCAACGCCGGCGCCAACTTCGACCTCAGCCGCATCGAGAACGTGCTGTTCATCTACGGCACGTCGCTGGGCGAGGGCGAGTTCACCGGCACGCTGATCATCCCCGCGCCCGGCGCGGTGGGGCTGATGGCCGCGGGCCTGGGCGTGATGGGCCTGCGGCGTCGCCGCTGA
- the hisS gene encoding histidine--tRNA ligase encodes MASPHVFQAPKGTRDFYPVEAARRRFIMEAWRSASVRHGFDEIDGPTFEHLDLYTVKSGEGIVSELFSFERAGGEKTYALRPEFTPTLARMYATKANSLPKPTKWFMAGPFFRAERPQRGRLREFLQWNVDLLGDASPAADAEVIATCVSMLRSVGLTEKDVRVKVNHRAALAQWLESRGLAQDLHTGLLGLLDAKGKMPPADFVAKLAQYGFTPEQAEVFSKGIIRTTAPVGPGSTVNVELAFNERAGDAAPGQELVDLTFFSQAVTPLANELVAAGIIDWIDFDLSIVRGLAYYTGMVFEVHEAGGNERAIAGGGRYDNLVELFGGPATPAVGFGMGDVVLSLVLGDKGLMPDEAALLEKAGVRPDVFVISNGQPESEAQLKPLVAMLRGAGLHARHTYKTTRNIGKLLQDAAASKARVAVIIESAAVAQVKDLASGGQVAVPLSEVVGRLVGGLGMQRNA; translated from the coding sequence ATGGCTTCTCCTCACGTCTTTCAGGCTCCCAAGGGCACGCGCGACTTCTACCCGGTGGAGGCGGCGCGCCGGCGATTCATCATGGAGGCGTGGCGGTCGGCGTCGGTGCGGCACGGGTTCGACGAGATCGACGGGCCGACGTTCGAGCACCTGGACCTGTACACGGTCAAGAGCGGCGAAGGGATCGTCAGCGAGCTGTTCAGCTTTGAGCGGGCGGGCGGGGAGAAGACGTACGCGCTGCGGCCGGAGTTCACGCCCACGCTGGCGCGGATGTACGCGACCAAGGCCAACAGCCTGCCCAAGCCGACCAAGTGGTTCATGGCGGGGCCGTTCTTCCGGGCCGAGCGCCCGCAGCGGGGGCGGCTGCGGGAGTTCCTGCAGTGGAACGTTGACCTGCTGGGCGATGCGTCTCCCGCGGCGGACGCGGAGGTGATCGCGACGTGCGTGTCGATGCTGCGCTCGGTGGGGCTGACCGAGAAAGACGTGCGGGTGAAGGTCAATCACCGCGCAGCGCTGGCGCAGTGGCTGGAGTCCCGCGGGCTGGCGCAGGATCTGCACACGGGGCTGCTGGGGCTGCTGGACGCAAAGGGCAAGATGCCGCCGGCGGACTTTGTCGCCAAGCTGGCGCAGTACGGCTTCACGCCCGAGCAGGCGGAGGTGTTCAGCAAGGGCATCATCCGCACGACGGCGCCGGTGGGGCCGGGGTCGACGGTGAACGTCGAGCTTGCGTTCAACGAGCGAGCGGGGGACGCCGCGCCGGGGCAGGAGCTGGTGGACCTGACGTTCTTCTCGCAGGCGGTGACGCCGCTGGCCAACGAGCTGGTCGCGGCGGGGATCATCGACTGGATCGACTTTGACCTGTCGATCGTGCGCGGGCTCGCGTATTACACGGGGATGGTGTTCGAGGTGCACGAGGCGGGCGGGAACGAGCGGGCGATCGCGGGCGGCGGGCGGTACGACAACCTGGTGGAGCTGTTCGGCGGGCCCGCAACGCCGGCTGTTGGGTTCGGCATGGGCGACGTTGTGTTGTCGCTGGTGCTGGGCGACAAGGGGCTGATGCCCGATGAGGCGGCGCTGCTGGAGAAGGCGGGCGTGCGGCCGGACGTGTTCGTGATCAGCAACGGGCAGCCGGAGAGCGAGGCGCAGCTGAAGCCGCTGGTGGCGATGCTGCGCGGCGCGGGGCTGCACGCGCGGCACACGTACAAGACGACGCGGAACATCGGGAAGCTGCTGCAGGACGCCGCGGCGAGCAAGGCGCGGGTGGCGGTGATCATCGAGAGCGCGGCGGTGGCGCAGGTGAAGGACCTGGCGAGCGGGGGGCAGGTGGCGGTGCCGCTCTCGGAGGTGGTGGGGAGGTTGGTAGGGGGGTTGGGAATGCAGAGGAACGCATAG
- a CDS encoding SPFH domain-containing protein encodes MSGLSDMMLVVGQASDSAIYGIGAVVAVVLLVLFIVLFIASRYKRCPSNRVLVVYGSVGKDRAAKCFHGGGAFIWPLIQDYAYLSLEPVVIDIPLEGALSLNNIRVNVPATFTVGVSTDPVLMNNAAERLLNLHPQQVREQAQDIILGQLRLVIATLSIEEINKDREKFMTLINANVAQEINKIGLDLINVNVRDITDEVGYIAAIGKRAAAEAINRAKVEVAEQDREGATGEAAAVRERTVKVAAELAAGVEGQKLAEQKQRVAVAALEAEAVKGEVAAKREREITMAQREAETIAAKKKAEQEQRVRVAEAEATATTGENASRALMAESNAKLAEIQAEATRRSQVAQAKAQEAVMLAQRDQEKARLARDQIAPQEVEKLRVEIAAEAEAERRRREAAGEADAILAKYEAEAKGVQMVMEAKAEGYRKLIEACGTDPAVGPTLLLIEQLPKLVAEQVKAVGSLKIDKITVWDQGTNANGRNATADFISGMVGALPRLHELAKQAGIELPPALGKLSERDGQNVVVKPPHANGDATTTRAS; translated from the coding sequence ATGAGTGGCTTGAGTGACATGATGTTGGTGGTCGGGCAGGCGAGCGACAGCGCGATCTACGGGATCGGGGCCGTGGTGGCGGTGGTGCTGCTGGTCCTGTTCATCGTGCTGTTCATCGCGAGCCGGTACAAGCGGTGCCCGAGCAACCGGGTGCTGGTGGTGTACGGCTCGGTGGGCAAGGACCGGGCGGCGAAGTGCTTCCACGGCGGCGGCGCGTTCATCTGGCCGCTGATCCAGGACTACGCGTACCTCTCGCTGGAGCCGGTGGTCATCGATATCCCGCTGGAGGGGGCGCTGTCGCTGAACAACATCCGCGTGAACGTGCCCGCGACGTTCACGGTGGGCGTGTCGACGGACCCGGTGCTGATGAACAACGCGGCGGAGCGTCTGCTGAACCTGCACCCCCAGCAGGTGCGGGAGCAGGCGCAGGACATCATCCTGGGTCAGCTGCGGCTGGTGATCGCGACGCTGTCGATCGAGGAGATCAACAAGGACCGCGAGAAGTTCATGACGCTGATCAACGCCAACGTGGCGCAGGAGATCAACAAGATCGGCCTGGACCTGATCAACGTGAACGTGCGGGACATCACCGACGAGGTGGGGTACATCGCGGCGATCGGCAAGCGGGCGGCGGCGGAGGCGATCAACCGCGCGAAGGTGGAGGTGGCGGAGCAGGACCGGGAAGGAGCGACGGGCGAGGCCGCGGCGGTGCGCGAGCGGACCGTGAAGGTTGCGGCGGAGCTGGCGGCGGGGGTCGAGGGGCAGAAGCTGGCGGAGCAGAAGCAGCGTGTGGCGGTGGCGGCGCTGGAAGCCGAGGCGGTGAAGGGCGAAGTGGCGGCCAAGCGCGAGCGCGAGATCACGATGGCGCAGCGCGAGGCGGAGACGATCGCGGCGAAGAAGAAGGCGGAGCAGGAGCAGCGCGTGCGGGTGGCGGAGGCGGAGGCGACGGCGACCACGGGCGAGAACGCCTCGCGGGCGCTGATGGCCGAGAGCAACGCCAAGCTGGCGGAAATCCAGGCGGAGGCGACGCGGCGTTCGCAGGTGGCGCAGGCCAAGGCGCAGGAAGCGGTGATGCTGGCGCAGCGCGACCAGGAGAAGGCACGTCTGGCGCGTGACCAGATTGCCCCGCAGGAAGTGGAGAAGCTGCGGGTGGAGATCGCGGCGGAGGCGGAGGCGGAGCGTCGGCGTCGCGAGGCGGCGGGCGAGGCGGACGCGATCCTGGCGAAGTACGAGGCGGAGGCCAAGGGCGTGCAGATGGTGATGGAGGCGAAGGCCGAGGGCTACCGCAAGCTGATCGAGGCCTGCGGTACGGACCCGGCGGTGGGGCCGACGCTGCTGCTGATCGAGCAGCTGCCCAAGCTGGTGGCGGAGCAGGTGAAGGCGGTGGGCAGCCTGAAGATCGACAAGATCACGGTGTGGGACCAGGGGACGAACGCGAACGGGCGGAACGCGACGGCGGACTTCATCAGCGGGATGGTGGGGGCGTTGCCGCGTCTGCACGAGCTGGCGAAGCAGGCGGGCATTGAGCTGCCGCCGGCGCTGGGCAAGCTGTCGGAGCGTGACGGCCAGAACGTGGTGGTCAAGCCGCCGCACGCGAACGGGGACGCGACGACGACGCGGGCGAGTTGA